From one Astatotilapia calliptera chromosome 10, fAstCal1.2, whole genome shotgun sequence genomic stretch:
- the LOC113030939 gene encoding olfactory receptor 51F2-like encodes MRVCRDEYPSVWLIICLFMGLYVLTLVGNTLVMIVITLDRMLRTGLLTRLSFCKSVVIQSYFCDHGPMYRLGCNDNTPNYAFAGSALVIILGFPLAFIVGSYCCIGYSLSKISTFRERVKAFKTYTGHLSLVAIYFLPFTFVYIFGSVIHPNARIISLSMSTVLPPMLNPIIYVLQTQEIKESLKKLLKTRVTSKIATKY; translated from the exons ATGCGTGTATGTAGGGATGAATATCCCTCAGTATGGCTGATTATATGCCTGTTTATGGGTCTCTATGTTTTAACAT TGGTGGGAAACACGTTAGTGATGATTGTAATAACATTGGATCGCATGTTGAGAA CTGGCCTTCTCACAAGACTTTCTTTTTGTAAGTCTGTTGTTATTCAGAGCTATTTCTGTGATCATGGTCCTATGTATCGTCTTGGCTGCAATGATAATACCCCCAATTATGCATTTGCTGGTTCGGCACTAGTTATAATTCTTGGGTTTCCACTGGCATTTATTGTGGGAAGTTACTGCTGTATTGGCTATTCTTTGTCAAAAATTTCTACATTTAGGGAAAGAGTGAAAGCTTTCAAAACCTACACAGGTCACCTTTCATTAGTGGCAATTTATTTCCTTCCATTTACATTTGTGTATATCTTTGGGAGTGTAATACATCCAAATGCTAGAATCATAAGCCTTTCTATGAGCACTGTATTGCCTCCCATGTTAAACCCGATTATCTATGTTCTTCAGACACAGGAGATCAAAGAGTCATTAAAGAAGTTGCTGAAAACTCGAGTTACATCCAAAATTgccacaaaatattaa